The following nucleotide sequence is from Thermococcus sp..
GAGGAACTTAGGCCCGGGGACAGGCTTGCAGTCCCGCGCTTCCTCCCCGCGGTTCTCGATGAAGACCCTCTCGCGGAATGGCTCGGCTACTTCATAGGCGACGGTCACGCGGATTCGAACACCAACGCGATAACCTTCACCAACACCGATGAAAGGCTTAGGAAGCGCTTCATGGAGCTTACAGAGAGACTTTTCCCCGACGCAAGGGTTAAGGAGAGACTCCACAAAAACCGCGCTTCAGATGTTTACGTGAACTCAAAGATGGCGAAGGAGCTCGTTAAGAGCCTCGGCCTCGCGGGCAGAAAGGCCGACAGGGTTTACATACCAACGGAAGGGTGGAAAGGACTTCGCTCCTTCCTGAGGGCCTACTTCGACTGCGACGCCGGAGTTGAGAGCAACGGCATAGTCCTCTCAACCGCGAGCAGGGAGATGGCTGAGCAGGTCTCCTATGCACTCGCGGGGCTTGGAGTTGTCGCCAAAATCAGGAGCAAAACCGCCAAGAGGCGCACCTACTACTACGTTGTTATCTCGGGCTCGGAGAACATTTCACGCTTCCTCTCCGAGGTCGGCTTTTCCGTGGAGGAGAAGAGGAGAAAGGCTGAGGCCTTGATAAAGAAACCAAACCCCAACATCGGCTCCCTCTACGCCGACAGAGAGCTTATCTCATATGTCAGGGACAGACTTAGGCTCAAATTCTATGACGACAAAGTCAGGTGGAGTCCCGAAAAGGCAAGGAAAATCGCCTGGGAGCTGATGAAGGAAATCTACTACCGCCTCGACGAGCTGGAAGGGCTTGAGAAGGCCCTGTCGAAGAGCATCCTTATTGACTGGAGCGAAGTGGCTAAGAGAAGGAAGGAAATAGCCGAGAAGACGGGGATAAGGCCAGACAGACTCCTTGAGTACATAAACGGCAGGAGGAAGCCAAGCTTGAGAAACTACCTCAGGATTGCAGATGCCCTTGGAATCGGGCTTGAAGAAACGATAGAGGCCATGAGAACTTTCGCCAGGAAGTACTCAAGCTACGCGGAGATTGGAAGGCTTATCGGCACCTGGAACTCGAGCGTAAGGGTAGCCCTTGAGAGCAACACCGAGAAAATAGAGACCCTTGAAGAGATCAGGAAGGCCGAGCTGAAGCTCTTGAGGGAAATCCTGAACGACGAAAAGCTCAAGAGGGGAGTGGCTTACCTAATCTTCCTCGCCCAGAACGAGCTCCTATGGGACGAGATAGTCGAGGTCGAGAGGCTCAAAGGCGATTTCGTAATCTACGACCTCCACGTGCCGGGCTACCACAACTTCATAGGCGGCAACCTTCCGACGGTTCTCCACAACACAACGGCAGCTTTAGCCCTCGCGAGGGAGCTGTTCGGCGAGAACTGGCGCCACAACTTTCTGGAACTTAACGCGAGCGATGAAAGAGGCATAAACGTCATCCGCGAGAAGGTGAAGGAATTTGCAAGGACGAAGCCGATAGGAGGGGCGAGCTTCAAGATAATTTTCCTTGATGAAGCGGATGCTCTAACGCAAGACGCCCAGCAGGCGTTGAGAAGAACGATGGAGATGTTCTCGAACAACGTGAGGTTTATTCTCAGCTGTAACTATTCGTCAAAGATTATTGAGCCAATTCAGTCAAGATGTGCCATCTTCCGCTTCAGACCGCTCAGCGACGAGGCCATAGCGGAGCGCATCAAGTACATCGCCGAGAACGAGGGACTTGAGCTAACCGAGGAGGGCCTTCAGGCAATTCTTTACGTCGCTGAAGGCGACCTGAGGAGGGCTATAAACGTCCTTCAAGCTGCTGCCGCCCTCGACACGAAGATAACCGACGAGAACGTCTTCCTAGTTGCCAGCAGGGCAAGACCAGAGGACGTCCGCGAGATGATGACCCTAGCTTTAGAGGGCAACTTCCTTAAGGCGAGGGAAAAGCTGAGGGAAATTCTCCTCAAACAGGGCCTCAGCGGTGAGGATGTCCTCATCCAGATGC
It contains:
- a CDS encoding replication factor C small subunit; the encoded protein is MPEEPREVKVLEKPWVEKYRPQRLDEIVGQDHIVKRLKHYVKTGSMPHLLFAGPPGVGKCLTGDAKVIANGGLTTIGELVERIGKGRFGPTPVNGLRVLGVDEDGKLRELPVEYVYKDKTSELIRIRTRLGRELKVTTYHPLLVNRKDGRIEWVKAEELRPGDRLAVPRFLPAVLDEDPLAEWLGYFIGDGHADSNTNAITFTNTDERLRKRFMELTERLFPDARVKERLHKNRASDVYVNSKMAKELVKSLGLAGRKADRVYIPTEGWKGLRSFLRAYFDCDAGVESNGIVLSTASREMAEQVSYALAGLGVVAKIRSKTAKRRTYYYVVISGSENISRFLSEVGFSVEEKRRKAEALIKKPNPNIGSLYADRELISYVRDRLRLKFYDDKVRWSPEKARKIAWELMKEIYYRLDELEGLEKALSKSILIDWSEVAKRRKEIAEKTGIRPDRLLEYINGRRKPSLRNYLRIADALGIGLEETIEAMRTFARKYSSYAEIGRLIGTWNSSVRVALESNTEKIETLEEIRKAELKLLREILNDEKLKRGVAYLIFLAQNELLWDEIVEVERLKGDFVIYDLHVPGYHNFIGGNLPTVLHNTTAALALARELFGENWRHNFLELNASDERGINVIREKVKEFARTKPIGGASFKIIFLDEADALTQDAQQALRRTMEMFSNNVRFILSCNYSSKIIEPIQSRCAIFRFRPLSDEAIAERIKYIAENEGLELTEEGLQAILYVAEGDLRRAINVLQAAAALDTKITDENVFLVASRARPEDVREMMTLALEGNFLKAREKLREILLKQGLSGEDVLIQMHKEVFNLPIPEDKKVALADKIGEYNFRLVEGANEMIQLEALLAQFTIMGK